The following are encoded in a window of Pecten maximus chromosome 17, xPecMax1.1, whole genome shotgun sequence genomic DNA:
- the LOC117315358 gene encoding uncharacterized protein LOC117315358 isoform X1, translating into MEISVEKINKYITLDNQIHELELKNTRKKFEDLQRRLITLQEQNKSLKADLAKKSKKMEAEKADVDNLSKAMEQTVLAKGKDGYKEEMQKEEAEYLEALAAQETTHKFLTQNEDEIKMIEEKTAQAKIEFEKLDKLCQEHEENINSIFKGSYGSTLENKLEADLDMYLGKQRLIGIAHYKWTNGRVLLKHSYSQLSMATKTWEKMKTVPFSDTNKRYQEATKVRNNLIAAILNITNTHSYLDKIKFPYLSIQEIQTLQKATDNIYADMTNQDRVEHAYKCYDTTLQRCDALLQWFEKVINDTIEMDMKLNKEQVEETQKHLRAERMRLMKELADQHQIAFDVDQSAFEMGEPKKDDQEQGMQGLDVKPAGDLEQENTSAPVQRKIADLPSQDQIFGDMEMIKKMHDERIDEYQKVVNLNKARVDQGLEEKLAERRQKRKMQEAS; encoded by the exons aTGGAAATATCTGTGGAAAAAATCAACAAGTACATCACATTGGACAACCAGATTCATGAACTGGAGTTAAAAAACACACGGAAGAAGTTTGAAGATCTTCAGAGACGTCTGATAACTCTTCAGGAACAAAACAAAAGCCTGAAAGCTGATTTGGCCAAAAAATCTAAAAAGAT GGAAGCAGAGAAAGCAGATGTTGACAATCTCAGTAAGGCTATGGAACAGACAGTATTAGCTAAAGGAAAGGATGGATACAAAGAGGAAATGCAAAAAGAAGAG GCAGAATATTTGGAGGCGTTGGCCGCACAGGAAACGACCCATAAATTTCTGACTCAGAATGAGGACGAAATCAAAATGATTGAGGAGAAAACAGCACAAGCAAAGATAGAATTTGAAAAACTGGACAAGTTATGCCAGGAGCATGAAGAAAATATCa ATTCCATCTTCAAGGGAAGCTATGGTAGTACCCTGGAAAACAAACTTGAGGCAGACCTTGACATGTATCTGGGAAAGCAACGTTTAATTGGCATTGCTCATTATAAGTGGACAAATGGACGAGTGTTACTTAAGCATTCTTATTCTCAACTATCAATGGCCACAAAAACCTGGGAGAAAATGAAAACAGTTCCATTTAG TGACACAAACAAGCGATACCAAGAAGCAACCAAAGTGCGGAACAACTTGATCGCGGCCATCTTGAACATTACCAATACTCATTCCTATCTTGATAAAATCAAGTTTCCTTACTTGAGTATTCAAGAAATCCAAACACTACAAAAGGCGACAGATAATATTTACGCAGATATGACCAATCAGGATAGGGTTGAGCATGCATATAAATGCTACGACACAACACTTCAACGGTGTGATGCACTTCTTCAATGGTTTGAAAAG GTTATCAACGACACAATAGAGATGGACATGAAATTAAATAAGGAGCAAGTTGAAGAGACTCAGAAACATCTGAGGGCCGAGAGGATGAGACTGATGAAGGAATTGGCTGACCAACACCAAATAGCGTTTGATGTGGACCAATCAG CTTTTGAGATGGGAG AGCCAAAGAAAGATGATCAAGAACAGGGTATGCAGGGATTGGACGTTAAACCTGCCGGTGATCTG GAGCAAGAGAATACCTCGGCCCCTGTACAAAGAAAAATTGCTGATTTACCATCACAGGACCAAATCTTTG GTGATATGGAGATGATAAAAAAGATGCATGACGAAAGGATAGATGAATACCAGAAAGTTGTAAACTTGAACAAAGCTCGTGTGGACCAGGGATTGGAGGAGAAACTGGCTGAAAGACGTCAAAAAAGAAAGATGCAAGAGGCATCCTGA
- the LOC117315358 gene encoding uncharacterized protein LOC117315358 isoform X2: MEISVEKINKYITLDNQIHELELKNTRKKFEDLQRRLITLQEQNKSLKADLAKKSKKMEAEKADVDNLSKAMEQTVLAKGKDGYKEEMQKEEAEYLEALAAQETTHKFLTQNEDEIKMIEEKTAQAKIEFEKLDKLCQEHEENINSIFKGSYGSTLENKLEADLDMYLGKQRLIGIAHYKWTNGRVLLKHSYSQLSMATKTWEKMKTVPFSDTNKRYQEATKVRNNLIAAILNITNTHSYLDKIKFPYLSIQEIQTLQKATDNIYADMTNQDRVEHAYKCYDTTLQRCDALLQWFEKVINDTIEMDMKLNKEQVEETQKHLRAERMRLMKELADQHQIAFDVDQSEPKKDDQEQGMQGLDVKPAGDLEQENTSAPVQRKIADLPSQDQIFGDMEMIKKMHDERIDEYQKVVNLNKARVDQGLEEKLAERRQKRKMQEAS; this comes from the exons aTGGAAATATCTGTGGAAAAAATCAACAAGTACATCACATTGGACAACCAGATTCATGAACTGGAGTTAAAAAACACACGGAAGAAGTTTGAAGATCTTCAGAGACGTCTGATAACTCTTCAGGAACAAAACAAAAGCCTGAAAGCTGATTTGGCCAAAAAATCTAAAAAGAT GGAAGCAGAGAAAGCAGATGTTGACAATCTCAGTAAGGCTATGGAACAGACAGTATTAGCTAAAGGAAAGGATGGATACAAAGAGGAAATGCAAAAAGAAGAG GCAGAATATTTGGAGGCGTTGGCCGCACAGGAAACGACCCATAAATTTCTGACTCAGAATGAGGACGAAATCAAAATGATTGAGGAGAAAACAGCACAAGCAAAGATAGAATTTGAAAAACTGGACAAGTTATGCCAGGAGCATGAAGAAAATATCa ATTCCATCTTCAAGGGAAGCTATGGTAGTACCCTGGAAAACAAACTTGAGGCAGACCTTGACATGTATCTGGGAAAGCAACGTTTAATTGGCATTGCTCATTATAAGTGGACAAATGGACGAGTGTTACTTAAGCATTCTTATTCTCAACTATCAATGGCCACAAAAACCTGGGAGAAAATGAAAACAGTTCCATTTAG TGACACAAACAAGCGATACCAAGAAGCAACCAAAGTGCGGAACAACTTGATCGCGGCCATCTTGAACATTACCAATACTCATTCCTATCTTGATAAAATCAAGTTTCCTTACTTGAGTATTCAAGAAATCCAAACACTACAAAAGGCGACAGATAATATTTACGCAGATATGACCAATCAGGATAGGGTTGAGCATGCATATAAATGCTACGACACAACACTTCAACGGTGTGATGCACTTCTTCAATGGTTTGAAAAG GTTATCAACGACACAATAGAGATGGACATGAAATTAAATAAGGAGCAAGTTGAAGAGACTCAGAAACATCTGAGGGCCGAGAGGATGAGACTGATGAAGGAATTGGCTGACCAACACCAAATAGCGTTTGATGTGGACCAATCAG AGCCAAAGAAAGATGATCAAGAACAGGGTATGCAGGGATTGGACGTTAAACCTGCCGGTGATCTG GAGCAAGAGAATACCTCGGCCCCTGTACAAAGAAAAATTGCTGATTTACCATCACAGGACCAAATCTTTG GTGATATGGAGATGATAAAAAAGATGCATGACGAAAGGATAGATGAATACCAGAAAGTTGTAAACTTGAACAAAGCTCGTGTGGACCAGGGATTGGAGGAGAAACTGGCTGAAAGACGTCAAAAAAGAAAGATGCAAGAGGCATCCTGA